DNA sequence from the Ruminococcus albus 7 = DSM 20455 genome:
GGAAGTTTCTTCTGATTGAAACTTGTCGCATTTGTAATGCCTGTAAGGTCACAGGCATTACCGTAGGTAACCACACTGCCGTCTGAACCCGTGAACCTGGCTATAACTTCACCCTTTGAGTTTTTGAGTGCGAACTTCATATTGCTTATGTCGGTATCATCGCCCTTGACCGCTCTCAGACCTATGTAGGGCTTGTTTAGCCTTACGTTCGTCACCTTCTCGGTCGTATTCGCATAAGCCGATAACGGCACAGCCTCCAGCAGCATGATAAATGCCGCAGCAAAAGCCGTGATCTTTTTTCTGCTCATCATATAATATTTCTCCTTAATTCAAATATTTTATTCATTCGATTATAAATCAACGTATTCCTCAGCTGAATTCCTGATAAGCTCCAAAAGCCATCTAAAAGCCAAATAAAAATCATCGAATGTGATTTCTCTGCCATCATAATACCTTATAATTTTTCCTGTTTCCTTTGAAAAGCACAGGATTTCACCATCACCTATTATCTTAGCAATAATAATATAGTCCTCAGGGAAATCCGGTGTTTTTTTTAGTTTATTAATTTTTGCTACTCTTGCGGTATTAGAAAACTCGGCATAATGCCCACATAGTTGCGCACCATTAGAAAAAAACAAGAATTCTTTATACCCAATTGGCAAAGATGTATCTATTTCCTTTTCCAAATTTTTTATTTCTTCTTCTGTTGCAGATGCATTAAAATAAAATATTAAACTATATTTATCATCTTCACTAACTTCTGTATCTATTTTGCTTGCTATGTACACTAGTTCCTCTAATTGAGGCTTTAAATTATTATTCGGTATATCTGGAATATACATATAATACTCTCCTCGTTGTTTTGATAACAAAACTTACTATTTAATAATATCACTATTTTTTGCTTTTGTCAATCAGCTCCGGCCACCATACTCCCACTTTTCTCAGAAAATGGAAAAACCATGCTGTAAAATCCCATGATATCCGATATTTAGTAAATTTTTTTCGTCACCCCCTTTACAAATCAAACCTTGATGTGGTATAATGATTTTGTTTGTAAATCAAAAGAACAAGTGTTCTCCCTCTTTTACGGGAGTGCTTATGATATCAGGTGAGGTTTTGAAATGGCTGAAAAGAAGCAGGATTACGGCAATGAAGACATTACACTGCTGAAGGGCAAGGACAGAGTACGTCTGCGCCCGGCTGTAATGTTCGGTTCTGACGGACTTAGCGGATGTAAGCATTCGGTGTTTGAGATAATATCAAACTCAATAGACGAAGCCCGTGAGGGTCACGGCGACAAGATAATCGTTACAAAGTATTTTGATGATTCCATTGAAGTGCAGGATTTCGGACGAGGCTGTCCCGTTGACTACAACCAACGCGAAAAGCGCTATAACTGGGAGCTTGTTTACTGCGAGCTTTACGCTGGCGGAAAGTACAACAATAACTCAGGCGATAACTATGAGTACGCACTGGGTCTTAACGGACTGGGTGCCTGCGCTACACAGTATTCCTCTGAATATATGGATGTAGAGGTAATACGTGACGGATTTAAATACAACCTTCACTTTGAAAAGGGTGACAACGTAGGCGGTCTTAAAAAGGAAGAATATTCCTCCAAAAAGACAGGTACACGCACCCGCTGGAAGCCCGACCTCGATGTATTCACCGAGATAAGCATCGAGAAGGAGTACTTTGAGGACATAATGAAGAAACAGGCTGTGGTCAACCCCGGTGTTACCTTTATACTCAGAGTACAGCGTGAGAATATGTCCTTTGAGGAGATAACCTATTATTACGAGAACGGTATCGCTGACTACGTCAAGGAAATAGCAGGCGAGGATACCCTCACCAATGTGCAGCATTTCTCAGGTGACCGCAAGGGACGTGACCGTGCTGACAAGCCCGAATACAAGGTCAAGCTGGGCGTGGCATTCGTATTCTCCAACAAGGTGCAGACGCTGGAATACTTCCACAATTCCAGTTTTCTCTCCCACGGCGGCTCACCAGATGACGCTGTAAGGAGCGCTTTCGTTTCACAGATAAACGCTTATCTGAAGTCCAATAATAAGTACAATAAGAATGAAAAGCCCGTTACATTCCAGGACGTTGCCGACTGTCTGGTGCTGGTGTCAAGCTCATTCTCCACGCAGACCTCATACGCTAACCAGACCAAGAAGGCTATCACCAACAAGTTCATCAAGGAGTGCATGACGGAGTTCTTAAAGCACAACCTTGAGGTATACTTCATAGAGAATCCCGATGAAGCCCTGAAAATAGCCGAACAGGTACTTGTAAACAAGCGCAGCCGTGAAAGTGCTGAAACTTCGAGGCTGAACATAAAGAAGAAACTGCAGGGCACTATCGACCTTTCAAATCAGGTGCAGAAGTTCGTTGACTGCCGTTCAAAGGATCTGAGCAGACGTGAGCTTTACATCGTGGAGGGTGACTCGGCGCTGGGTTCTGTTAAACTGGCGAGGGACGCTGAATTCCAGGCAGTAATACCTGTACGAGGCAAGATACTCAACTGTCTTAAAGCCGATTACGACAAGATATTCAAGAACGAGATAATCACCGACCTTATAAAGGTACTGGGCTGCGGAGTTGAAGTAAACACAGGCAAGAAAAAGGATCTCTCCGCTTTCAACCTTGATAACCTGAGATGGAACAAGATAGTCATATGTACCGATGCGGACGTGGACGGCTTCCAGATAAGGACGCTGATACTCACAATGCTTTACCGCCTGACACCTACCCTCATCGAGAAGGGCTATGTGTATATCGCGGAATCTCCCCTGTTTGAGATAACCACTAAGGACAAGACCTACTTCGCCTACGACGAGCCCGAAAAAGACAAGATACTCAAAATGATAGGTGATAAGAGTTTCACCATACAGCGCTCGAAGGGTCTTGGTGAGAACGAAGCCGACATGATGAGCCTTACTACCATGAATCCCGAAACACGCCGCCTTATCAAGGTAAATCCCGATGATATGGATATGACCAGCTGGATGTTCAATATGCTGCTGGGCGACGACCTGGCAGGACGTAAGGAATTCATCACCAACAACGGTGCCGAGTATCTGGAAATGGCAGATATATCATAATTCACAATTCATAATTATTGACAGGCATTATACGCGGCTGAGTTTTCATTTAACAAATCATTTTGTGCCGCGGTTTGAAGTGAGAGATTTTCACCTCAGACGTTCGCTGAAAGGTGATACCACTGAGCTGTTACCAATACAAGTTTAATGAAGGGGAAGTGCTATGAAACAAAAAGTATTTCTGATCATCTCACTTCTGATCATGTTTACAGGCATATTCATTTCTACTTTTGGTGCAAATAATCGTGAAAAACAGATCAGGAAATGTACAGTTGAGACCGACGCCACTGTTACCAAAGTTCAGGGCCCCAATGATGATGGTGAATCCGAGATAACAGCATATTTTATGGCAGGTACTAAATACATTATCAGGTTCAGTACGTACGGATCTATGGAGACAGGAGAAACGTTCTCTATAAAATACGACCCGAACGATCCAATGAATTATGTTATCTCCGGTCTAACCGATGACAATATACCCGAAAAAGCCCACGGCTATCTTTTGACAAAGATGGGCTTGATACTCTCTGTCATATCCGTAATTCTGTATATAGCCTCGCTCAGACGATCAGAAAAACAATGTGATATTATGGTCAAGCAGACTTTACCGTCAGACAAACATGAAGACTGGTAAATATAGTATACTCTCTGAAATCTTATAGATCATTTACCGCAGTGCGGACACCAATACAAGTTAACGAAAGGAAAGTTTATAAATGGCAAAAAAGAAAGCAGAGCCGAAAAAGGCTGCTGCACCTAAGATAGATGCTTACATTGAAGGCGCAGGTCTTGTAGCTGAGGAAAAGATAACCCAGACACTTGAAAAGAACTATATGCCCTACGCCATGAGCGTTATAGTATCCCGTGCTTTCCCCGAGATAGACGGCTTCAAGCCCTCTCACAGAAAGCTTTTGTACACCATGTACCTCATGGGACTTATAAAGGGCAAGCTGACCAAGTGCGCCAATATAGTCGGTGCTACCATGAAGCTCAACCCTCACGGCGACGGTGCTATCTATGAAACGCTGGTAAGACTTTCCCGCGGCAACGAAGCACTGCTGCACCCCTATGTGCAGTCAAAGGGAAACTTCGGTAAGTCATATTCAAGAGATATGGCTTACGCTGCATCACGTTATACCGAGGCTAAGCTTGAACCGATATGCGAGGAGCTTTTCAGGGATATCGACAAGGAAACTGTTGACTTCGTTCCGAACTACGATAATACCATGACCGAGCCGACACTCTTCCCTGCCACCTTCCCGACCATACTGGTAAATGCAAATGTCGGTATCGGCGTATCTATGGCTTCATCAGTATGTCCCTTCAATCTGGCAGAGGTATGCGAAACTGCCATAGCACTTATTAAAAACAAGGATGCCAATGCACTGGATACCCTGAAAGGTCCCGATTTCCCCGGGGGCGGATATCTGCTTTACGATGAAGCTGAGCTTGAAAAGATATACCGCACAGGCAGAGGTTCTGTAAAACTGCGTGCAAAGTACCGCTTCAATAAAGAGGAGCGCTGCATAGAGATAACCGAGATACCTGCCACCACCACCATTGAAGCGATAATCGAAAAGATAATCGCACTGGTAAAAGCAGGAAAGATCAAAGAGATATCCTATATCCGCGATGAGACAGACCTTGACGGTCTGCAGATAGGTATCGATATCAAAAAGGGCGTTGACCCCGACAAGCTGATGCAGAAGCTTTACAAGCTGACTCCCCTGCAGGATACCTATTCATGCAATTTCAATATACTTGTACACGGCTACCCAAAGGTAATGGGTGTGTACGAAATTCTGGACGAATGGACACGTTTCCGCGTTGACTGCGTGCGCAGACGTGTTGAATATGATCTTAAAAAGAAGAAGGACAAGCTGCACCTGCTGAAAGGTCTGGGCAAGATACTGCTGGATATCGACAAAGCGATACGCATAATCCGCGAGACCGAAGAAGAAAGCGAAGTTATCCCCAACCTGATGATAGGCTTCGGCATCGACGAGATACAGGCTGACTATGTAGCTGAGATAAAGCTGCGCCACCTGAACCGCGAGTATATCCTCAAGCGTACCTCCGAGACTGAAAAGCTTGAAAAGGAGATCGCTGAACTGGAGGATGTACTGGGCAGCGAGAAGAAGATCAAGGATATCATAATCAGGGAACTGAAAGACGTTATAAAGAACTACGGTCAGGAAAGGAAAACTCAGTTCTTCTATCAGAGCGACATCGAGGAAGTCGAGGAGGAAGAGGAGATCGAGGATTACCCCTGCAAGCTGTTTATATCCGAGAGCGGATATTTCAAGAAGTGTACTATGCAGTCCCTGCGTATGGCAAGCGATCAGAAGCTCAAAGAAGGCGATCGCATGATGTCGGAGACAGAGTCATCCAATCGTGCCGAGCTGCTGTTCTTCTCCGATAAGGCGAGCGTTTACAAATCCAAGGCGAGCCGTTTCGGCAACACCAAGGCAAGCGACCTTGGCGACTATATCCCTGCTGTACTGGGCTTTGATAACGGTGAAGCCTTCCACACCATGGTAGAAACTATGGATTATTCGGGCTGTCTGCTGTTTGTATTTGAAAACGGCAAGGCTGCAAAGGTACCACTGGATTCCTATGCTACCAAGACAAACCGTAAAAAGCTGGCAAATGCTTACAGCGACAAATCCCCCCTCGTGGCTATACTGAAGCTCACCGATAACGCACAGGTAATGCTGCGAACTACCAACGGCAGAGCACTGCTTTTTGATACAGCTCTCCTGCTGCCCAAGACCACAAGAAACACTCAGGGCGTACAGGTCATGACCCTTAAAGCCAAGAATGCAAAGGTCGAAAAGGCATACATCGTATCTGACGAAGAAGCAGAAAACCTTTCCAAGTTCCGCAGCAAGACTATACCCGTAGCAGGCTGCCTGGCAAAGGATCTTGAAGACCCTGATCAACTGTCGTTTTAATTCACAATTCATAATTCATAATTGTTGGCAGGGGCGCAAGAATGCCATTTTGCGTACACTGACATGCCGAATTATATTTAAGAAGTCCTTTTCGGATATTACAGGTTTTACAATAGATAAAGATAATGATATAATGTAGATCAAAAGAGGTTTTGATGACTATAAAAACAGTTAGTAAAAAGAAAAAAATTATAATAATACTTGCAGCTATTGTTCTGGTTGTAAGCATTGCTAAATTTATTTTATATTACACTTCAACAGAGCAGAAAATGATCAGGAGTTACAATAACAACAACGAATTGTATGTAAAACTCATTGATGACTTAAGCGATTATCATAATAGTCTTGATGATGATGTTTCCAGAATTGAAATAGGCTGGGATCCTGAAAAAGAACAGTCAGATACCATAATGCGTAAAGATCTTGTGCATAAGGTCCCAATAGATGAAAACATATACAATGACTTGAAACTTGCATTAGATACTATCGATAACTCGGAAAAAATGTATTTCAAAGTTTTTTTTGATCAGGATCGGGTCATAAGAATGGAGATACATATTACTGATTCCAGTTATAGAAATGGAGAAGATATAGTGATCAATACTGATGAATTGGTATATTCTGTTTTGCCTGTTGAAAACCTGAACAAAGATATTGCTAAATCAAAACCAATTGATGAAAATTGGTATTTTGTCAAAGAAGAATATAGTGCAGGTTAATATATATGATGTCAACATTTTCTTTTGATAATTGTTTTAGAGCGTGGACACATAAATGTCCACGCTCTTTCTTTATGTGTAAAAATATACCTCACCGGAGATCAAAAAAAGGGCTGTACCGAAGTACAGCCCATAAATGCTTAGATATTCTGATTGATGTATCTGTTGAGGTCGTTTGCGTTTACGCACTTTTCGAGAGCGACCTCCTTGGAGATAGTTCTGTTTCTGACCAGCTTAGCAAGCTCCTGATCCATAGTCTGCATTCCGACAGCCTTACCTGTCTGCATAGCAGAACCGATGAGGTGAACCTTATCGTCACGGATCATAGCCTTGATGGAGTCGGTAGCGTTCAGGATCTCACAGCAAGCTACACGGCTTGTACCGTCAAATGTACGGCAAAGAGTCTGAGTACAGATACCAACAAGTACAGACGCCAGCTGAGTTCTGATCTGGTGCTGCTGGTGTGCAGGGAATACGTCGATGATACGGTCGATGGTGGAAGCCGCATCAGTGGTATGAAGTGTGGACATAACCAGGTGACCTGTTTCTGCGGCGGTTACGGCAGCTTCGATAGTCTCGAAGTCACGCATTTCTCCGACGAGTATGATATCAGGGTCCTCACGGAGGGCAGCTCTCAGCGCCATGGAGAAGCTGGGAACATCGGGTCCGATCTCTCTCTGGTTGATCATACATCTCTTGTGGGAGTGCAGATACTCGATAGGATCCTCAACAGTGATGATATGTGAAGACTTATGGATATTAACGTGGTCGATCATAGCTGCCAGTGTGGTAGACTTACCTGAACCGGTAGGACCTGTTACAAGTACAAGACCACGGGGACGCATAACGAATTCAGCCAGTACGGGAGGCAGATCCAGATCGGTAAGAGTAGGTATATCGTTTCTCAGCAAACGGATAGCGATAGCCGTATTGCCTCTCTGATGGTAAACGTTAACTCTGTGACGGAAGCCTCTGCTGGATACATAGGTAAAGTCGGTATCGATCTTATCCTTGATCTGCTGTCTCTGTCTGTCGTTACACATATCCTCACATACTCTGAGTATTTCGATCTCAGTCATATCAGGATAGCTGGACAGTTTTCTCAGGTTACCGCCCTGTCTTACGATAGGGGGGATACCAACTGTAAAATGCAAGTCCGAGCAGCCCAGCGCTCTGGATTCGTCCAGTATCTTGTTAATATCAATTGCCATTTGTTTATACCTCCAAACAATATATTTATAGCTGGCTGTTAAACGTCTGATTTTTTGGATAGTATGCTGACGCGACACCCCAACAGCCACCTAAGCTCAACTAATTTATACAGCGTAGGTAACACGTACCAGCTCGTCCATAGTAGTTCTTCCCTGCTGAACAAGCTCAGAAACGTTGTCACGCAGCAGACGGCAGCCTTCTTCCTTGGCGAGTTCCTGTATCTGCTCACTCTTGGCACCTGCAGCGATGATCTCTTTCATCTTCGGGGTAGCCAGAAGTATCTCATGGATAGCTGTACGTCCAACGTAACCTCTTGTACACTTTACACAGCCAACAGGCTTGTATACGGGTACAGACTCGGTAATGCCCATAAGCTCATTATCCTCTTCTGAGGACATATAGCTTTCACGGCAGTTAGGACAAACGACCTTAGCAAGTCGCTGCGCAACAACGCCGATAAGCGATGTAGCAACCATGTATGCATCAACGCCCATATCCACAAGTCTTGTAACAGTGGAAGCAGCATCGTTGGTATGAAGTGTGGACAGCACAAGGTGTCCCGTGATAGCGGCTCTGATACCGATCTCAGCTGTCTCGGTATCACGCATCTCACCGATCATTATGATATCAGGATCCTGACGAAGGATAGAACGCAGAGCTGCCGCAAAGGTCATGCCTGCCTTTTCATTTATCTGACACTGATTGATGTTTGCTATCTTCTTCTCGACAGGGTCTTCGACGGTGATAACATTGAGGTTCGGCTTAGCGATCTCACCAAGCGCCGCATAAAGTGTGGTAGACTTACCTGAACCGGTAGGTCCTGTAACCAGTACCACGCCCTGAGGAACCTTCAGACAGGAAACGAATCTCTTATAGTTATAGTCTGTCATACCCAGATCCTGAATACGTCTTACAGAGCTGTCACCGGCGAGGATACGGAGAACGACTTTCTCACCATATACCATAGGAAGATTGGATACACGGAGGTCAACGGTAGTACCGTCGATGACCTGTGACATACGTCCGTCCTGAGGTATACGCTTCTCAGCTATGTTCATACCTGAAAGGATCTTGAATCTTGTTACAAGCGATACATGGATCCTTGCATCAAGGTCATCCATAAGGGGAACCAGGTCACTGTTGATACGGACTCTGATCTTGGTATTATTCTTGAAGGGCTCGATATGTATATCGGTTGCGCCCTGACGGTAAGCCTGTTCAACTATGGCAGTTGCCAGCTTAACGATAGGAGCGTTATCAACGGTATCAGAACTGAGGTCGATATCATTGAGATCAATGGTCTCCTCTTCCTTCTGCTGCTTAGCTTCCTCAGCCACCTTTGCTGCAGTACCCTCAGAGTACATCTTACCGATCGCTCTGTTGATAGCGCCCTTGGTAGCCAGCTGAGGTGTGATGTTACAGCCTGTGACCATTCTCAGATCTTCAAATATGTACAGGTTCATAGGATCGCTTGTTGCGACCATAAGACGTCTGCCTATCTTCCTTACAGCTATAACGCCTGATGCCCTGGACTTGGCTTCGGGTATGAGCCTTACAACATCAGCGTTCAGCACAGTGTTGTCAAGGTCGATGAACTCAATGTTCATTCTCTCCGCCAGAGTTTTAGCAAAATCAACATCGCTGACAAGCTTCATCTCAACGACGAGATCACCGAACTTCTTGTCCTTTTCCGTTTTTTGCCTTTCAAGGACAGCGTTAAGCTCCTCTTCGGTCAGCAAGTTCTTTTCAAGCAAATATTGTCCGATTGGTCCGTTTCTCATAGATACGCTCCTAACCTCCGCCCTCAGCGGATAAATAAAATTTTGAATAAATTCTTAAATTCTTAATACCTCTTGTAATTCATGTAGAATTGTGTTAAAATATATATATGAAATGCGAATGCATATCAATTCTTTAAGAAAGGAGGAGATCAAAGGTGAATACCGAAACACTGTATCTTATAATAGTATACGCGTTTGTTTTTATCTTCGGAATATGTATAGGCAGC
Encoded proteins:
- a CDS encoding SMI1/KNR4 family protein — translated: MYIPDIPNNNLKPQLEELVYIASKIDTEVSEDDKYSLIFYFNASATEEEIKNLEKEIDTSLPIGYKEFLFFSNGAQLCGHYAEFSNTARVAKINKLKKTPDFPEDYIIIAKIIGDGEILCFSKETGKIIRYYDGREITFDDFYLAFRWLLELIRNSAEEYVDL
- a CDS encoding DNA gyrase/topoisomerase IV subunit B codes for the protein MAEKKQDYGNEDITLLKGKDRVRLRPAVMFGSDGLSGCKHSVFEIISNSIDEAREGHGDKIIVTKYFDDSIEVQDFGRGCPVDYNQREKRYNWELVYCELYAGGKYNNNSGDNYEYALGLNGLGACATQYSSEYMDVEVIRDGFKYNLHFEKGDNVGGLKKEEYSSKKTGTRTRWKPDLDVFTEISIEKEYFEDIMKKQAVVNPGVTFILRVQRENMSFEEITYYYENGIADYVKEIAGEDTLTNVQHFSGDRKGRDRADKPEYKVKLGVAFVFSNKVQTLEYFHNSSFLSHGGSPDDAVRSAFVSQINAYLKSNNKYNKNEKPVTFQDVADCLVLVSSSFSTQTSYANQTKKAITNKFIKECMTEFLKHNLEVYFIENPDEALKIAEQVLVNKRSRESAETSRLNIKKKLQGTIDLSNQVQKFVDCRSKDLSRRELYIVEGDSALGSVKLARDAEFQAVIPVRGKILNCLKADYDKIFKNEIITDLIKVLGCGVEVNTGKKKDLSAFNLDNLRWNKIVICTDADVDGFQIRTLILTMLYRLTPTLIEKGYVYIAESPLFEITTKDKTYFAYDEPEKDKILKMIGDKSFTIQRSKGLGENEADMMSLTTMNPETRRLIKVNPDDMDMTSWMFNMLLGDDLAGRKEFITNNGAEYLEMADIS
- a CDS encoding DNA gyrase/topoisomerase IV subunit A: MAKKKAEPKKAAAPKIDAYIEGAGLVAEEKITQTLEKNYMPYAMSVIVSRAFPEIDGFKPSHRKLLYTMYLMGLIKGKLTKCANIVGATMKLNPHGDGAIYETLVRLSRGNEALLHPYVQSKGNFGKSYSRDMAYAASRYTEAKLEPICEELFRDIDKETVDFVPNYDNTMTEPTLFPATFPTILVNANVGIGVSMASSVCPFNLAEVCETAIALIKNKDANALDTLKGPDFPGGGYLLYDEAELEKIYRTGRGSVKLRAKYRFNKEERCIEITEIPATTTIEAIIEKIIALVKAGKIKEISYIRDETDLDGLQIGIDIKKGVDPDKLMQKLYKLTPLQDTYSCNFNILVHGYPKVMGVYEILDEWTRFRVDCVRRRVEYDLKKKKDKLHLLKGLGKILLDIDKAIRIIRETEEESEVIPNLMIGFGIDEIQADYVAEIKLRHLNREYILKRTSETEKLEKEIAELEDVLGSEKKIKDIIIRELKDVIKNYGQERKTQFFYQSDIEEVEEEEEIEDYPCKLFISESGYFKKCTMQSLRMASDQKLKEGDRMMSETESSNRAELLFFSDKASVYKSKASRFGNTKASDLGDYIPAVLGFDNGEAFHTMVETMDYSGCLLFVFENGKAAKVPLDSYATKTNRKKLANAYSDKSPLVAILKLTDNAQVMLRTTNGRALLFDTALLLPKTTRNTQGVQVMTLKAKNAKVEKAYIVSDEEAENLSKFRSKTIPVAGCLAKDLEDPDQLSF
- a CDS encoding type IV pilus twitching motility protein PilT, which codes for MAIDINKILDESRALGCSDLHFTVGIPPIVRQGGNLRKLSSYPDMTEIEILRVCEDMCNDRQRQQIKDKIDTDFTYVSSRGFRHRVNVYHQRGNTAIAIRLLRNDIPTLTDLDLPPVLAEFVMRPRGLVLVTGPTGSGKSTTLAAMIDHVNIHKSSHIITVEDPIEYLHSHKRCMINQREIGPDVPSFSMALRAALREDPDIILVGEMRDFETIEAAVTAAETGHLVMSTLHTTDAASTIDRIIDVFPAHQQHQIRTQLASVLVGICTQTLCRTFDGTSRVACCEILNATDSIKAMIRDDKVHLIGSAMQTGKAVGMQTMDQELAKLVRNRTISKEVALEKCVNANDLNRYINQNI
- a CDS encoding GspE/PulE family protein, translating into MRNGPIGQYLLEKNLLTEEELNAVLERQKTEKDKKFGDLVVEMKLVSDVDFAKTLAERMNIEFIDLDNTVLNADVVRLIPEAKSRASGVIAVRKIGRRLMVATSDPMNLYIFEDLRMVTGCNITPQLATKGAINRAIGKMYSEGTAAKVAEEAKQQKEEETIDLNDIDLSSDTVDNAPIVKLATAIVEQAYRQGATDIHIEPFKNNTKIRVRINSDLVPLMDDLDARIHVSLVTRFKILSGMNIAEKRIPQDGRMSQVIDGTTVDLRVSNLPMVYGEKVVLRILAGDSSVRRIQDLGMTDYNYKRFVSCLKVPQGVVLVTGPTGSGKSTTLYAALGEIAKPNLNVITVEDPVEKKIANINQCQINEKAGMTFAAALRSILRQDPDIIMIGEMRDTETAEIGIRAAITGHLVLSTLHTNDAASTVTRLVDMGVDAYMVATSLIGVVAQRLAKVVCPNCRESYMSSEEDNELMGITESVPVYKPVGCVKCTRGYVGRTAIHEILLATPKMKEIIAAGAKSEQIQELAKEEGCRLLRDNVSELVQQGRTTMDELVRVTYAV